One segment of Pseudomonas sp. FP2196 DNA contains the following:
- a CDS encoding endonuclease/exonuclease/phosphatase family protein — protein MSSDPKRHAVDAPVIHRLRVLTVNTHKGFTALNRRFILPELREAVRSTSADLVFLQEVVGEHERHSSRYNEWPQTSQYEFLADSMWSDFAYGRNAVYPDGHHGNALLSKYPIREYRNLDVSITGPERRGLLHCVLDVPGHAEVHAICVHLSLLESHRQLQLQLLCQLLESLPEDAPVIIAGDFNDWQLQGNVALARREYLHEAFERHHGRPAKTYPARFPLLRLDRIYLRNASSHDPQILGNKPWTHLSDHLPLAVEVHL, from the coding sequence GTGTCCAGCGACCCCAAGCGTCACGCCGTCGACGCCCCCGTCATTCATCGCCTGCGCGTGCTGACGGTCAATACCCACAAGGGCTTCACCGCGCTTAACCGGCGTTTCATCCTCCCGGAGCTGCGCGAAGCAGTGCGCAGCACCTCGGCCGATCTTGTGTTCCTGCAGGAAGTCGTGGGTGAACACGAACGCCATTCCAGCCGCTATAACGAATGGCCGCAAACCTCGCAATACGAATTTCTCGCCGACAGCATGTGGAGCGACTTCGCTTATGGGCGCAACGCGGTCTATCCCGACGGCCACCATGGCAACGCCCTGCTGTCGAAATACCCGATTCGCGAATACCGCAACCTTGATGTGTCGATCACCGGCCCCGAGCGCCGTGGGTTATTGCACTGTGTGCTGGACGTGCCGGGGCATGCCGAAGTCCACGCGATCTGCGTGCATTTGAGTCTGCTCGAAAGCCATCGCCAATTGCAGCTGCAACTGCTCTGTCAGTTGCTTGAGTCGCTGCCTGAGGATGCACCGGTGATCATCGCCGGTGACTTCAATGACTGGCAGTTGCAGGGCAATGTCGCCCTCGCCCGTCGCGAATATCTGCACGAAGCCTTCGAACGCCATCACGGGCGCCCGGCCAAGACGTATCCGGCCCGTTTTCCATTGTTGCGCCTGGACCGCATCTATCTGCGCAACGCCAGCAGCCACGATCCGCAGATCCTCGGCAACAAGCCGTGGACGCACCTCTCCGATCACCTGCCGCTCGCGGTTGAAGTGCATCTTTGA
- a CDS encoding PIG-L deacetylase family protein — MKPLSLIENSPSAQIWNSAPQLDNIPVINTRSLVPPGARAVVIAPHPGDEVVTCGGLLQLLSSLGHPLQLLSITDGSASHPGSRQWSEKRLSVFRPQESVEALRRLGLPMHSLKWVRGGFTDNALTDQHVQLTEFIGRYLRPGDVVFSTWRGDGNDDHEAVGRAAAEAAELAGGTFHDVPVWAWHWPERDQKLIPWQRARKLRLDTWTVARKSHATHAYASQLKGEPAIGIAPMLPPVILERMRLPYEIVFV, encoded by the coding sequence ATGAAACCGTTATCGCTCATCGAAAACAGCCCGTCGGCGCAAATCTGGAACAGCGCCCCGCAACTCGACAATATTCCCGTCATCAACACCCGCAGTCTGGTGCCGCCCGGCGCCCGCGCCGTGGTGATCGCCCCGCACCCCGGGGACGAAGTGGTGACCTGCGGCGGCCTGCTGCAATTACTCTCAAGTCTTGGTCATCCGCTGCAACTGCTCTCCATCACCGACGGCAGTGCCAGCCACCCCGGCTCGCGCCAATGGTCGGAAAAACGCCTGAGCGTATTTCGCCCGCAGGAAAGCGTCGAAGCCCTGCGTCGCCTCGGCCTGCCGATGCACAGCCTGAAATGGGTGCGCGGCGGTTTCACCGACAACGCCCTGACCGACCAGCATGTTCAACTGACCGAGTTCATCGGCCGCTACTTGCGGCCCGGTGACGTGGTGTTCAGCACTTGGCGCGGGGATGGCAACGACGATCATGAGGCGGTGGGTCGCGCCGCCGCCGAAGCTGCCGAACTGGCCGGTGGGACCTTCCACGATGTGCCGGTCTGGGCCTGGCACTGGCCAGAGCGCGATCAAAAACTGATCCCTTGGCAGCGCGCACGCAAACTGCGCCTCGACACTTGGACCGTCGCGCGCAAAAGCCACGCCACCCACGCCTACGCCAGCCAGCTCAAGGGCGAACCGGCGATCGGCATCGCCCCGATGCTGCCACCGGTGATTCTGGAGCGGATGCGTTTGCCCTATGAAATCGTCTTCGTCTGA
- a CDS encoding glycosyltransferase family 2 protein: MIGILIPAHNEEDLLDDCLNAALRASRHGLLAGERVEVLVVLDSCTDRSAQIVSGYPVQSLHIDARNVGQARAAGAQLLLERGARWISCSDADSRVADDWLVAQLGLGADAVCGTVTVERWHESFDEAAQIHYHRHYRACDGHRHIHGANLGVSADAYRWAGGFKPLACDEDVQLVRELELVGANIAWSHRPQVHTSARFDSRARGGFGDYLRNLAQMKQKKADQIDL, translated from the coding sequence ATGATTGGCATTTTGATCCCGGCACACAACGAAGAAGACCTGCTCGACGACTGCCTGAACGCCGCGCTAAGGGCCAGCCGGCACGGTTTGCTCGCTGGCGAACGGGTTGAAGTGCTGGTGGTGCTCGACAGTTGCACTGATCGCTCGGCGCAGATCGTCAGCGGCTATCCGGTGCAGAGCCTGCATATTGATGCGCGCAATGTCGGCCAGGCCCGTGCCGCCGGCGCGCAGCTGTTGCTTGAGCGCGGGGCGCGCTGGATCTCCTGCTCCGACGCCGACAGCCGCGTCGCCGATGACTGGCTGGTGGCGCAGCTCGGGTTGGGTGCGGACGCGGTATGCGGCACGGTCACTGTCGAGCGCTGGCATGAATCGTTCGATGAAGCGGCACAAATCCACTACCACCGTCACTATCGGGCCTGTGACGGCCATCGTCATATCCACGGTGCCAATCTTGGCGTCAGCGCCGATGCCTATCGCTGGGCCGGAGGCTTTAAACCGCTGGCCTGCGACGAAGACGTGCAATTGGTGCGGGAGCTGGAATTGGTCGGCGCGAACATCGCCTGGAGCCATCGCCCACAAGTGCATACCAGCGCCCGCTTCGACAGCCGCGCGCGTGGCGGATTTGGCGACTACTTGCGAAATCTGGCACAGATGAAACAAAAAAAAGCGGATCAGATTGATCTGTGA